Proteins encoded together in one Calditrichota bacterium window:
- a CDS encoding PAS domain-containing sensor histidine kinase codes for MSNGTEGKQMDSAVFGELIQHWAADAVYVVDKGGAIKSGNDKMWSFLGLNQPPETKTNLLSYFVDEERPIALRTWQLVADHRKSERVIRRLRSAKGDSKVLSVVESPVLSGPDANMIVGIARDVTEEANIEEKLWGAQENAQAALEYAVRASMGLIKGYVFSLNKLDAMPADAKNRFGRIVAEEIDTMSRNIDNLLMSRGNYNSNEESSVFDLSDVIRETVEVHKNESERRQIIIQFTGPENEINFFGQSLAISRILGNLIDFMILRLTHSGQIDIELRDSDEYVEIALRDNGEIASQEQLEWLTRSSKSNVDATGVMTGSKFDFDVARLLSESLGGGILARAGEVNGLELTVMLPRSLYSTIQSAGSAEQSVI; via the coding sequence CCGAAGGAAAGCAAATGGACAGTGCGGTGTTCGGCGAACTGATACAGCATTGGGCCGCTGACGCAGTATACGTCGTCGACAAAGGCGGCGCAATCAAGAGCGGCAACGATAAAATGTGGTCGTTTCTGGGGCTAAACCAGCCGCCGGAAACTAAAACCAACCTGCTCTCATATTTTGTGGACGAAGAGCGTCCAATTGCACTGCGAACGTGGCAGCTCGTTGCGGATCACCGCAAGAGCGAACGAGTGATCCGCAGGCTGCGTTCGGCGAAAGGTGATTCGAAAGTTCTAAGTGTCGTTGAGTCGCCAGTCTTAAGCGGTCCGGACGCAAACATGATTGTCGGCATCGCGAGGGACGTCACCGAGGAAGCAAATATCGAAGAGAAATTGTGGGGGGCTCAAGAGAACGCACAAGCCGCACTGGAATATGCCGTGCGCGCATCCATGGGGCTTATCAAGGGATACGTTTTCTCTTTGAATAAGCTGGATGCAATGCCCGCGGATGCGAAGAACAGGTTTGGAAGAATTGTGGCAGAGGAAATCGATACGATGTCGCGAAACATCGATAATCTCTTGATGAGCCGCGGAAATTACAACTCCAACGAAGAATCGTCCGTGTTTGACTTGTCGGACGTTATTCGTGAGACTGTCGAAGTTCACAAAAACGAAAGCGAACGCAGACAGATCATTATACAGTTTACTGGTCCCGAGAACGAAATCAACTTTTTTGGACAATCATTGGCTATCAGCCGCATCTTGGGAAACCTCATCGATTTCATGATTCTGCGTCTTACTCATTCGGGCCAAATCGACATCGAACTAAGAGACTCAGATGAATACGTCGAGATTGCGCTGCGGGACAATGGAGAGATAGCCTCTCAAGAGCAATTGGAGTGGTTGACGCGCTCAAGCAAATCCAATGTCGACGCGACCGGTGTCATGACAGGAAGTAAATTCGATTTCGACGTTGCAAGGCTGCTGTCGGAATCGTTGGGCGGCGGCATTCTTGCTCGCGCGGGCGAAGTGAATGGCCTTGAACTGACGGTAATGCTTCCGCGTTCCCTGTATTCAACGATTCAGAGTGCAGGATCCGCAGAGCAATCGGTAATCTAA
- the pilM gene encoding type IV pilus assembly protein PilM — protein MAKRSKFGIGIDVGSKRVKVAMLKNVGEGVAVEKLVCVDLPQDAIVDGTLMDGGAVRDILQQVAKDNGLKGKDVAVSVGGRQLMIKKITTDDMSDDELRGAIEYEADANLPFNIDQVSLDYARLHQDVDGGRMEVLLVAAKNEVVFDCIEPMYWAGMKPKTLEAAPFAVQAALTEAGYLDEEGVIGVLHLGFQSTEVMLYELSQFETSRSIPIGGKAYVEGLIRRCGLGFDKALAMLAKSAHTDEDQDAFDAVARSVSDNLAEQIERSFPEYFGVLSEKPIGKILLCGGGAELPLLQPALRQRFGLDVEVVYPFRRMGTPAKDVTLPEGGDAAGYSCAVGLALRAMGGDHPGFNLVFRDERPEAKRANYLGAKAILPIMAVSAVLLGMTILHLGQQNKLSGLEARLEAIRAETDLYRDKISIVEDLTLKRADVSERIDVIRELDKNRFARVEVLEMLARRVPSLTWLTEVKEAPTPSGPGILVSGITSSNTKVAEFMTALLKEENVKAVDLLVTQINKIADTEVTDFTLQVTVPTIEMQQIQHKKKNMLKKGAEAIKENNKALDEAKREASK, from the coding sequence ATGGCAAAGAGAAGCAAGTTTGGCATCGGAATAGACGTCGGAAGCAAACGAGTCAAGGTGGCGATGCTTAAAAATGTCGGCGAAGGCGTTGCCGTCGAAAAACTCGTTTGTGTTGATCTTCCACAAGACGCGATCGTGGATGGTACGCTGATGGACGGCGGTGCTGTCCGTGACATTCTTCAGCAAGTCGCGAAGGACAACGGACTGAAGGGCAAAGACGTAGCCGTTTCGGTCGGTGGCCGTCAACTCATGATCAAGAAGATCACGACCGATGACATGTCAGACGATGAATTGCGCGGCGCCATTGAGTATGAAGCTGACGCGAATCTTCCGTTTAACATCGATCAGGTGTCGTTGGACTACGCCCGCCTCCATCAGGACGTTGATGGCGGCCGCATGGAAGTGTTGCTGGTCGCCGCGAAGAACGAAGTCGTCTTCGATTGCATCGAACCGATGTATTGGGCCGGGATGAAACCAAAGACGCTCGAAGCCGCGCCCTTTGCCGTACAAGCCGCGCTCACTGAAGCCGGATATCTTGATGAAGAGGGCGTCATCGGCGTACTGCATCTGGGCTTCCAAAGCACGGAAGTGATGTTGTACGAACTGTCGCAGTTCGAAACGAGTCGCAGTATTCCCATCGGAGGAAAAGCGTACGTCGAAGGATTGATCCGCCGCTGTGGACTTGGCTTTGACAAAGCGCTTGCAATGCTCGCGAAGAGTGCGCACACTGATGAAGATCAAGACGCGTTTGACGCGGTCGCGCGATCAGTAAGCGACAATCTCGCCGAGCAGATTGAGCGCAGCTTCCCTGAATATTTCGGCGTGCTTTCCGAAAAACCGATTGGAAAAATCCTTCTGTGCGGCGGCGGCGCCGAATTGCCTTTGCTTCAGCCTGCGCTCCGTCAGAGATTCGGATTGGATGTTGAAGTAGTTTACCCGTTCCGGAGAATGGGAACGCCCGCAAAAGACGTTACGCTGCCCGAGGGCGGCGACGCGGCAGGATATTCGTGCGCGGTCGGTCTTGCACTGCGCGCGATGGGCGGAGATCATCCGGGATTTAACCTCGTTTTCCGCGACGAACGGCCGGAAGCGAAGCGAGCAAATTACCTTGGAGCAAAAGCGATTCTCCCGATTATGGCCGTTTCGGCGGTTCTCTTGGGTATGACGATTCTGCACCTCGGCCAACAAAATAAGTTGAGTGGTCTCGAAGCCCGGCTCGAAGCTATCCGAGCTGAAACGGATTTGTATCGCGACAAAATTTCAATTGTTGAAGACCTTACTCTCAAAAGAGCGGATGTCTCCGAGCGTATCGATGTCATTCGCGAATTGGACAAAAACAGATTTGCGCGCGTCGAAGTGCTTGAAATGCTTGCCCGCAGAGTGCCGTCGCTGACTTGGCTCACCGAAGTCAAAGAGGCGCCCACTCCGAGCGGCCCGGGAATTCTTGTTTCCGGTATTACCAGTTCAAACACCAAGGTTGCGGAATTCATGACTGCTTTGTTGAAAGAAGAAAACGTCAAGGCCGTGGATCTGTTGGTGACACAAATCAACAAGATTGCTGACACCGAAGTTACGGATTTCACTTTGCAGGTAACCGTTCCAACTATTGAGATGCAGCAGATTCAGCACAAAAAGAAGAACATGCTGAAGAAGGGCGCTGAAGCGATCAAGGAAAACAACAAGGCGCTGGATGAAGCCAAGCGCGAAGCAAGCAAATAA